In Tribolium castaneum strain GA2 chromosome 4, icTriCast1.1, whole genome shotgun sequence, one DNA window encodes the following:
- the elB gene encoding zinc finger protein Elbow, with protein sequence MLSSPSNQYLRPEYLTPLPTTLDAKKSPLALLAQTCSQIGSDTPNSKLLQSADKSSKSSKLDSSKEKSSNSSDLHHKSSNNLPREKSRSPEERSSSASTGSRVRTPSTSKSTVSATPNGRCASNQSATSPRASPSVSERKTPASESTSAGEQNKNSERGSPSTPVSSSAKTAFTPNILTSSSDPAIKDLPLGTFKPGVPVTSAFLGYPGAGFPLPMDLMTSSLMSQHHALKGGLNPYLNYGRMKTADSLSSVCRDPYCTGCGVSSHLLGAAVKTSTACPAGCTQCDHTKPPTSTGYLGHNPAAAAYAHAQLAALAAASHLPYVCNWISGDAAYCGKRFSSSEELLAHLRTHTSVAVSESSAALSMLSSSSLPPTHPLLHRTYPTPPLSPLATARYHPYSKPSLLPPSLSSSLSGFPLSHPGLPPYLSPYSLYGPRLGAAPGMHP encoded by the exons atgtTGAGTTCTCCCAGCAATCAGTATCTTAGACCGGAATATTTAACACCTTTACCTACGAct TTGGATGCGAAAAAGAGTCCGCTGGCTCTTTTAGCCCAGACTTGTAGTCAAATCGGCTCTGACACCCCAAATTCCAAACTTCTCCAAAGTGCTGACAAATCTAGTAAATCAAGCAAATTAGACTCATCAAAGGAGAAGTCGTCCAATTCAAGCGATTTGCACCACAAATCCTCGAATAATCTCCCTAGAGAAAAATCGCGTTCCCCGGAAGAAAGATCCAGTTCGGCATCAACCGGAAGCCGCGTCCGGACACCTTCAACATCAAAGAGCACTGTTTCCGCTACACCGAACGGAAGATGTGCCAGCAATCAAAGCGCAACATCTCCGCGAGCATCCCCGTCGGTGTCCGAACGGAAAACACCAGCAAGTGAAAGCACGAGTGCTGgtgaacaaaacaaaaatagtgaGAGGGGTAGTCCGTCGACTCCGGTCTCCTCATCGGCAAAGACTGCCTTCACCCCCAATATTCTAACATCGTCATCCGATCCGGCCATCAAAGACTTGCCTTTGGGAACCTTCAAACCTGGAGTTCCAGTCACATCAGCCTTTCTTGGCTATCCTGGCGCAGGGTTTCCCCTTCCCATGGACTTGATGACTAGTAGCTTAATGTCTCAACACCACGCACTTAAAGGGGGCCTGAATCCTTATCTCAATTATGGCCGGATGAAAACCGCAGATTCCTTGTCGTCCGTCTGCAGGGATCCCTATTGCACCGGCTGTGGGGTCAGTTCTCATCTCCTCGGCGCCGCTGTGAAAACGTCCACAGCATGTCCTGCAGGATGCACCCAATGCGACCATACCAAACCCCCAACTTCCACCGGATATCTGGGCCATAATCCCGCCGCTGCAGCTTACGCCCATGCTCAATTGGCAGCCCTGGCTGCGGCGTCCCACCTGCCATACGTCTGCAACTGGATCTCGGGAGATGCCGCATATTGTGGCAAAAGATTCTCAAGTTCGGAGGAACTTTTGGCCCATTTAAGGACTCACACGAGTGTAGCCGTGTCGGAAAGTTCCGCAGCGTTATCAATGTTGAGTTCTTCAAGTTTGCCGCCCACTCATCCGTTGCTGCACCGGACATACCCCACGCCGCCTCTTAGCCCTTTGGCGACGGCTCGGTACCATCCTTACAGCAAGCCGTCCCTTTTGCCGCCCTCTTTGAGTTCCTCACTGTCGGGGTTCCCGTTGAGCCACCCTGGACTGCCACCTTACTTGTCGCCTTACTCGCTATATGGACCTCGTCTAGGAGCAGCGCCAGGGATGCATCCCTAA